The Edaphobacter sp. 12200R-103 genome contains a region encoding:
- a CDS encoding DUF4838 domain-containing protein produces the protein MTRLDFLRNSGLLAAGFTFLPHTAWAATSDVRLGHSISLAKLAEYQIVVPDQASPMEQQAAERLQHYLAEITGKSPVVKKEADYRSGPSFFIGQTGRARARKTDPRQLGADGFAWYPEGKDLIMAGGPGKGVLYGVYGLLELWGLRMYTSKVIDIPKTHSVSLPKDPVVVTPVVEYRTTSYRDTRDAEYTNWHRLSSRDDWGLFVHTFNELVPPDEFGKTHPEYFSLINGTRLPGTQLCLSNAEVLTILTAKLKQKMAEKPNAHYWSVSQNDNDQYCRCGPCTQLNAKYGGVPSGSILYFVNDVARAFPEKIISTLAYWYSRTPPASIQAERNVNIMLCNIESKRQGPVYETDPAFSSELITWSRISSNILIWDYNIQFANLVSPFPNLHTLKPNIKFYTDHHVNSLFMQANGQAGGEMAGLRAYMLCKLMWNPNADDSAIMDEYLNGYYGPAGRPIRQYIDRMRESLIGSGLKLDIFGSPEDAKGAYLSAEMMKVYQALFDQAERAVANDPELLTRVKTARLPILYAQIQIGRNEVDSPRSMFAHTPDGKVFVKPEMKALVAEFVSGCKQDGVTKVRERSTPPDDYQASYDRIFMKVAATQHAKSFGKKIAPTTLPDGGAAKAQQLTDGIFGSWESWSAPDVHWVAYKGEHMDFVLDLEELVEIRSINMDFLNAQAQPDWNLLVLPKYVAYSTSGDGKTFSDEVKVSNPHNPNPKENPKIAEVPLQSFRADLGAPVKARYIKVHGESLLHMPSWHIRAGQPATLCTDQIVVE, from the coding sequence ATGACTCGCCTCGACTTTCTGAGAAACTCCGGTTTGCTGGCTGCGGGTTTTACCTTTCTTCCCCACACGGCATGGGCTGCGACCAGTGATGTGCGACTGGGCCATTCGATAAGCCTTGCAAAGCTGGCGGAGTATCAGATTGTTGTGCCCGACCAGGCCAGCCCCATGGAGCAACAGGCAGCCGAGAGGCTGCAGCACTATCTGGCTGAGATAACGGGAAAGAGTCCGGTGGTGAAGAAGGAGGCGGACTATCGAAGCGGTCCGTCATTTTTCATCGGTCAGACCGGGCGTGCGAGGGCGCGGAAGACCGACCCCAGGCAGCTCGGGGCAGACGGTTTTGCGTGGTATCCAGAGGGTAAGGACCTGATCATGGCCGGGGGGCCGGGGAAAGGTGTGCTCTACGGGGTTTATGGGTTGCTGGAGCTATGGGGCCTGAGGATGTATACCTCGAAGGTCATCGATATTCCGAAGACGCATTCGGTCAGCCTTCCGAAAGATCCGGTTGTAGTGACTCCTGTGGTGGAGTACCGCACCACGTCGTACCGGGATACGCGCGATGCGGAGTACACGAACTGGCACAGACTCTCTTCCCGCGATGACTGGGGACTGTTTGTCCACACCTTCAATGAACTGGTACCACCCGACGAGTTCGGTAAGACGCATCCGGAGTATTTTTCGCTCATCAACGGAACCCGGCTGCCAGGCACGCAGCTATGCCTCTCGAATGCCGAGGTGCTCACCATACTGACGGCGAAGCTGAAACAGAAGATGGCCGAAAAGCCGAATGCACACTACTGGTCTGTCAGCCAGAACGATAACGATCAGTACTGCCGCTGCGGGCCCTGCACGCAGCTCAACGCAAAGTACGGAGGCGTGCCAAGCGGATCGATCCTGTACTTCGTGAACGATGTAGCCAGGGCTTTCCCGGAGAAGATCATCTCCACGCTGGCCTACTGGTACTCCAGGACTCCGCCTGCGAGTATCCAGGCCGAACGGAACGTCAACATCATGCTCTGCAATATCGAGAGCAAGCGCCAGGGGCCGGTCTACGAGACAGATCCTGCATTCTCCAGCGAACTGATCACATGGAGCAGGATCTCGAGCAACATCCTTATCTGGGACTACAACATCCAGTTCGCCAACCTTGTCAGTCCCTTCCCCAATCTTCACACGCTGAAGCCGAACATCAAGTTCTATACGGATCACCATGTGAACTCGCTCTTCATGCAGGCGAATGGGCAGGCTGGAGGCGAGATGGCCGGCCTGAGAGCTTACATGCTTTGCAAGCTGATGTGGAATCCGAATGCGGATGACAGCGCCATCATGGACGAATATCTGAACGGCTACTATGGTCCCGCGGGACGTCCTATTCGTCAGTACATCGATCGTATGCGCGAATCGCTGATCGGCAGCGGCCTCAAGCTCGACATCTTTGGAAGCCCTGAGGACGCAAAGGGCGCTTATCTCTCAGCGGAGATGATGAAGGTATACCAGGCCTTGTTCGATCAGGCGGAGAGGGCGGTGGCGAACGATCCCGAACTTTTGACGCGGGTGAAGACGGCCCGGCTGCCGATCCTGTATGCCCAGATTCAGATCGGACGGAACGAAGTGGACAGTCCGCGCAGCATGTTCGCGCATACGCCGGACGGCAAGGTTTTTGTAAAGCCCGAGATGAAGGCGCTGGTCGCTGAGTTTGTAAGCGGGTGCAAGCAGGACGGGGTAACGAAGGTGCGAGAGAGAAGCACGCCTCCCGACGATTACCAGGCATCCTACGACCGCATCTTTATGAAGGTTGCAGCGACGCAGCACGCAAAATCATTCGGGAAGAAGATTGCACCCACGACACTTCCCGATGGCGGGGCAGCGAAGGCCCAGCAACTGACCGACGGGATCTTCGGTTCGTGGGAGTCCTGGAGTGCGCCCGATGTGCACTGGGTGGCTTACAAGGGCGAACATATGGATTTCGTCCTGGACCTGGAAGAGCTGGTGGAGATCAGATCCATCAATATGGATTTTCTCAATGCACAGGCTCAGCCGGATTGGAACCTCCTTGTTCTGCCGAAATATGTTGCCTATTCCACTTCGGGCGATGGAAAGACATTCAGTGATGAAGTGAAGGTAAGCAATCCACATAATCCGAATCCGAAGGAGAACCCGAAGATTGCGGAGGTTCCATTGCAGTCGTTCCGTGCCGACCTGGGAGCGCCGGTAAAAGCCCGTTACATCAAGGTTCATGGAGAAAGCCTGCTTCACATGCCCTCCTGGCATATCCGGGCAGGACAGCCCGCCACCCTTTGTACCGATCAGATTGTGGTTGAGTAA
- a CDS encoding rhomboid family intramembrane serine protease: protein MRRTGSIPFGLPSFGGAVRNLILLNVGVFFALAILSWASPALGHLLNFHLLLEPSAVIRGEVWQLFTYSLLNPGILSIVFGMLTLWFTGALLEGSYGSRWLLELYWTSVVGGAVIASVLSFTHLFGLRPDVVSVGAWAGIFGLLIAIAMLFGDQEFLLWFVLRIKAKYMVAIYILIEVAVLLKESDNFGALVQLSGALSGFLFVRFAPRKGLAFGFTERLYGVRNAYYRYKRRRAAKKFEVYMRKQNREVHFDEDGRYIPPEEAHRNPNDKRWMN, encoded by the coding sequence ATGCGCCGCACCGGTTCCATTCCGTTTGGTCTGCCATCCTTTGGCGGAGCTGTGCGCAATCTCATTCTGCTGAACGTGGGCGTGTTCTTCGCGCTGGCCATCCTTTCGTGGGCCTCTCCTGCACTGGGCCATCTGCTCAACTTCCACCTGCTGTTGGAGCCCTCGGCGGTCATCCGTGGCGAGGTGTGGCAGCTCTTCACCTACTCGCTCCTCAATCCGGGGATTCTCTCGATCGTCTTCGGCATGTTGACGCTCTGGTTTACGGGCGCGCTGCTGGAAGGCAGCTACGGCAGCCGCTGGCTTCTGGAGCTGTACTGGACCTCAGTCGTTGGCGGCGCGGTCATCGCTTCCGTCCTCTCGTTTACGCATCTCTTCGGCCTGCGTCCCGACGTCGTCTCGGTGGGTGCGTGGGCCGGAATCTTCGGACTGTTGATCGCCATTGCAATGCTCTTCGGCGATCAGGAGTTTCTGCTCTGGTTTGTGCTTCGCATCAAGGCGAAGTACATGGTCGCGATCTACATCCTCATCGAGGTCGCGGTTCTCCTGAAGGAATCGGACAACTTCGGTGCGCTCGTACAGCTTTCAGGCGCGCTTTCAGGATTTCTCTTCGTTCGATTCGCTCCGCGAAAAGGTCTCGCGTTCGGCTTCACCGAGCGACTGTACGGTGTGCGCAATGCGTATTACCGTTACAAGCGACGCCGCGCCGCCAAAAAATTCGAAGTGTATATGCGCAAGCAAAATCGCGAGGTGCACTTCGACGAGGACGGCCGCTATATCCCGCCGGAAGAAGCACATCGCAACCCCAACGATAAACGCTGGATGAATTAA
- a CDS encoding cupin domain-containing protein produces the protein MPPQVISQKNAQHYTWGSSCDGWFLVRTPELNIIEERMPPGASEIRHHHLRARQFFFVLEGELTMEIERQVFTVGRGEGIEIAPGQAHQAMNRGRDDLHFLVTSQPPSHGDRLDAETTSSQIA, from the coding sequence ATGCCACCTCAAGTTATCTCTCAAAAGAACGCGCAGCATTACACCTGGGGAAGTAGCTGTGATGGCTGGTTTCTCGTCCGCACTCCGGAACTGAACATCATTGAAGAACGAATGCCACCTGGCGCCAGCGAGATCAGGCATCATCACCTGCGCGCCCGCCAGTTCTTTTTCGTGCTGGAAGGCGAGCTGACCATGGAGATCGAACGCCAGGTGTTCACTGTAGGACGAGGAGAAGGAATCGAGATTGCACCCGGTCAGGCGCACCAGGCGATGAATCGGGGAAGGGATGACCTGCATTTTCTGGTGACCAGCCAGCCGCCGAGTCATGGAGACAGGCTCGATGCAGAGACGACTTCTTCACAGATCGCTTAA
- a CDS encoding DNA polymerase, whose protein sequence is MSFAPHPDRFQFLHIDLNSFFASVEQQLHPEYRGKPVAVVPTTADTTCCIAASYEAKAVGVRTGTQVGEAKKMCPGIILIEGSHTEYAKYSAAISEAVELVCPVSHHPSIDEMVCELMGREQEPPRARRIALDIKQSIYKNVGEALRCSIGMAPNRYLAKIASDMQKPDGLIGLLPSQLPRALEHLDLRDLPGVGARTEARLKAQGIQTMPQLLALDHKQMHHLWNSVWGDRIYHWLRGGDTGDDGAPVGSELQKSLGHSHVMAPEFRNDEGAWAIANKLLHKAAMRLRMEKFYAGSLSLTIRYQLTREQAERMRSKRHTSGIRQSGWGMEAKFRHCQDTLTLLEAMRGIWQQRPQGEECRRPFFVGVTLRNLIPENEYQEELFGDEGNRAQLSQTMDRLNLKYGHTTLHFGSMLPARESAPTRIAFTQIPVQYGVDYM, encoded by the coding sequence ATGTCCTTCGCGCCTCATCCCGACCGGTTTCAGTTCCTGCACATCGACCTGAACAGCTTCTTCGCTTCGGTCGAGCAGCAGCTTCATCCGGAGTACCGAGGCAAACCCGTCGCCGTCGTTCCTACGACCGCCGACACGACCTGCTGCATCGCCGCCAGCTACGAGGCAAAGGCCGTCGGAGTCAGGACAGGCACACAGGTCGGCGAGGCGAAGAAGATGTGTCCCGGCATCATCCTGATCGAGGGCAGCCACACCGAGTATGCGAAGTATTCTGCTGCGATCAGCGAGGCGGTGGAACTTGTCTGCCCCGTTTCGCACCATCCCTCCATCGACGAGATGGTCTGCGAGCTGATGGGCCGCGAGCAGGAGCCGCCGCGTGCCCGCAGAATCGCACTTGACATCAAGCAGTCGATCTACAAGAACGTTGGTGAGGCGCTGCGCTGCTCCATCGGCATGGCTCCCAACCGTTACCTGGCGAAGATCGCGAGCGATATGCAGAAGCCCGATGGACTTATCGGCCTGCTGCCTTCGCAGCTTCCCCGCGCTCTCGAGCATCTTGATCTGCGCGACCTTCCCGGCGTAGGTGCACGCACCGAGGCGCGTCTGAAGGCGCAGGGTATCCAAACCATGCCGCAATTGTTAGCCCTCGATCACAAGCAGATGCACCACCTGTGGAACAGCGTATGGGGAGATCGCATATATCACTGGCTGCGTGGTGGCGATACGGGCGACGATGGTGCTCCTGTCGGCAGCGAGTTACAGAAGTCGCTGGGTCATTCGCACGTCATGGCGCCGGAGTTCCGCAACGATGAAGGTGCATGGGCAATCGCAAACAAGCTGCTGCATAAGGCGGCGATGCGCCTGCGGATGGAGAAGTTCTATGCCGGCTCCCTGTCGCTCACCATCCGGTATCAGTTGACACGGGAGCAGGCGGAACGGATGCGATCGAAGCGGCACACCAGCGGCATCCGGCAGTCGGGCTGGGGAATGGAAGCGAAGTTCCGCCACTGTCAGGACACCCTGACACTGCTGGAGGCCATGCGTGGAATCTGGCAGCAGCGCCCCCAGGGAGAGGAGTGTCGGAGACCCTTTTTCGTAGGCGTGACGCTGCGAAATCTCATTCCCGAGAACGAATACCAGGAGGAGCTGTTCGGAGACGAGGGAAATCGGGCGCAGCTTTCGCAGACGATGGATCGGCTGAACCTGAAGTATGGGCATACGACGCTGCACTTCGGCAGCATGCTTCCGGCACGGGAGTCTGCCCCGACCCGAATTGCGTTTACACAGATTCCCGTGCAATACGGTGTGGATTATATGTAA
- a CDS encoding acyl-CoA carboxylase subunit beta has translation MAAIEQPAPSKSAFTPHERKLAELAARNAIAEEGGGPERRAREAKAGKLSARERVDLLLDEGTFEETDKLVTHRASDFGMDQQRIPGDGFITGHGRIHGRVVFVFAQDFTVFGGSLSEANAAKIVKIMDMAMKVGAPIIGLNDSGGARIQEGVLSLAGYTDIFLRNTLASGVVPQISAILGPCAGGAVYSPAITDFTLMTEKTSYMFVTGPDVIKTVLHEDVTKDALGGATTHNEISGVAHFMAHDDRDCLAMVRELVGFIPSNNLDDPPRRACDDAADRADAALDTIIPDESNQPYDMVDVITRIVDDGYLFQVQEHFARNLVVGFARMNGRPVGIVANQPAVLAGVLDIDASVKGARFVRFCDAFNIPLITFEDVPGFMPGTRQEHGGIIRHGAKLLYAFAEATVPKLTVITRKAYGGAYCVMSSKHLRTDVNLAWPTAEIAVMGPEGAVNIVYKREFDAVLRRAEAVMPQGVSLTEDQKLEILAEARTAKVGEFRERFANPYVAAERGYVDAVIRPSETRRRLNTALDMLASKREKNPSKKHGNIPL, from the coding sequence ATGGCTGCCATAGAACAACCAGCGCCTTCGAAGTCTGCGTTTACACCGCATGAGCGCAAACTCGCCGAGCTAGCCGCTCGCAATGCCATCGCCGAAGAGGGCGGCGGGCCTGAACGTCGTGCCCGCGAGGCAAAGGCAGGCAAGCTTTCGGCTCGCGAGCGTGTCGACCTGCTGCTCGATGAGGGGACGTTTGAGGAGACGGATAAGCTCGTCACCCATCGGGCCAGCGACTTCGGCATGGACCAGCAGCGCATTCCCGGCGACGGATTTATTACGGGCCACGGGCGCATCCATGGCCGCGTCGTCTTTGTTTTCGCGCAGGACTTCACCGTCTTTGGAGGATCGCTTTCGGAGGCAAACGCCGCAAAGATCGTAAAGATCATGGACATGGCAATGAAGGTGGGTGCTCCTATCATCGGCCTCAACGACTCCGGAGGAGCGCGTATTCAGGAAGGCGTCCTCTCGCTGGCGGGATACACCGATATCTTTCTGCGCAACACTCTTGCCAGCGGTGTCGTCCCGCAAATCTCCGCGATCCTGGGCCCTTGTGCAGGTGGGGCCGTGTACTCGCCGGCCATCACGGACTTTACCTTGATGACGGAGAAGACCAGCTACATGTTCGTTACGGGACCGGACGTGATCAAGACGGTCCTGCACGAAGATGTGACCAAAGATGCGCTTGGCGGCGCTACCACGCACAACGAGATCTCAGGCGTGGCTCACTTCATGGCGCATGACGATCGCGATTGCCTGGCGATGGTCCGCGAGCTGGTTGGCTTTATTCCCTCGAACAATCTCGACGACCCTCCGCGCCGTGCCTGTGACGATGCTGCCGATCGCGCCGATGCTGCGCTCGACACCATTATCCCGGACGAGAGCAATCAGCCGTACGACATGGTCGACGTCATCACCCGCATCGTGGACGATGGCTACCTATTCCAGGTGCAGGAACACTTCGCGCGCAATCTCGTCGTCGGCTTCGCCCGGATGAACGGCCGTCCCGTCGGAATTGTTGCGAATCAGCCGGCGGTGCTTGCAGGCGTACTTGACATCGATGCCTCGGTAAAAGGGGCACGTTTTGTGCGTTTCTGCGATGCGTTCAACATTCCGCTGATCACGTTTGAAGACGTTCCCGGCTTCATGCCCGGAACGCGCCAGGAGCACGGCGGCATCATTCGCCACGGCGCCAAGCTGCTCTACGCTTTTGCGGAAGCGACAGTGCCAAAGCTGACTGTGATCACTCGCAAGGCCTATGGCGGAGCGTACTGCGTCATGAGTTCCAAGCATCTGCGCACCGATGTCAATCTGGCGTGGCCGACGGCCGAGATCGCGGTCATGGGACCGGAAGGCGCGGTAAACATCGTCTACAAGCGCGAGTTCGATGCCGTTCTGCGTCGCGCGGAGGCCGTCATGCCGCAGGGTGTCTCGCTTACGGAAGACCAGAAGCTGGAGATTCTGGCCGAAGCGCGCACTGCCAAAGTTGGAGAGTTCCGCGAGCGTTTTGCGAATCCTTACGTCGCTGCCGAACGTGGCTATGTGGACGCGGTCATACGGCCCAGCGAGACTCGCCGCCGGTTGAATACCGCACTCGATATGCTTGCTAGCAAGCGCGAGAAGAATCCTTCGAAGAAGCACGGCAATATACCCCTGTGA
- the aspS gene encoding aspartate--tRNA ligase, with product MTLDFLGNLQRTHRCGELRVDQDGQDVVLMGWVNRRRDHGNLIFLDLRDRTGITQVVMDKEVSGEAHAKAETARSEYVVAVKGKVRRRDAGLENPNMATGAIEVVAKELLLLNEAKTPPFSPAEDAIANEEVRLKYRYLDLRREEMQKNFLTRHRVTRAIREYLSENGFLEIETPFMTRSTPEGARDYLVPSRVHPGDFYALPQSPQIFKQILMISGFDRYFQVARCFRDEDLRADRQPEFTQIDLEMTFPQQEMVFRIVEGFLTAAFKTAGIELKAPFIQMTYDDAIRKYGIDKPDMRLPAMAELTEEVTPGLRESLKIEQKLPVLGFIIPKAGGLSGTERKKLLSEVRAGFGETGLDLLDTERLKTSEAFAPLAATITQRLEATPEDLTVVVTPKLGTPEKWNYDPQWIYKRVGALRLQLAQKFADKHKLFEQTGTADDFKFLWVTDFPMYEWNEETKTWDAAHHPFTSPHEDDIKSGALFNDKGAVRALAYDIVLNGTELGSGSIRIHRQDVQAEIFRSLGMSDEEAKERFGFFLDALEYGTPPHGGIALGLDRIVMILAGATSLREVIAFPKTAKAIDLMVDAPSAPTEQQMKELHLRVTARS from the coding sequence GTGACACTCGACTTTTTAGGTAATTTGCAGCGTACTCACCGGTGCGGCGAGCTCCGTGTGGACCAGGACGGACAGGACGTGGTTTTGATGGGCTGGGTCAACCGGCGCCGCGATCACGGCAATCTCATCTTCCTCGATCTGCGGGATCGGACCGGCATCACCCAGGTTGTGATGGACAAAGAGGTCTCAGGCGAGGCACACGCCAAGGCCGAGACGGCCCGGTCCGAGTACGTCGTGGCCGTGAAGGGTAAGGTCCGCCGCCGCGATGCCGGGCTTGAGAACCCGAATATGGCGACGGGAGCGATTGAGGTTGTCGCCAAAGAGCTGCTGCTGCTGAATGAGGCGAAGACGCCTCCATTCTCGCCCGCCGAGGACGCCATTGCGAACGAAGAGGTACGCCTGAAGTACCGCTACCTCGATCTGCGCCGCGAGGAGATGCAGAAGAACTTTCTGACCCGCCACAGGGTAACCCGTGCCATCCGCGAGTATCTGTCGGAGAACGGCTTCCTTGAGATCGAGACGCCGTTCATGACGCGTTCGACCCCCGAAGGCGCGCGTGACTACCTGGTTCCCAGCCGTGTGCATCCGGGCGACTTTTACGCTCTGCCGCAGTCCCCGCAGATCTTCAAGCAGATCCTGATGATCTCGGGCTTCGATCGCTACTTCCAGGTGGCGCGCTGCTTCCGCGATGAGGACCTTCGCGCCGACCGCCAGCCGGAGTTTACCCAGATCGACCTGGAGATGACCTTCCCCCAGCAGGAGATGGTCTTTCGCATAGTGGAGGGCTTCCTTACCGCTGCGTTCAAGACTGCGGGCATTGAGCTGAAGGCTCCCTTCATCCAGATGACCTACGACGATGCCATCCGCAAGTACGGCATCGACAAGCCCGACATGCGCCTGCCCGCGATGGCGGAGTTGACCGAGGAGGTGACACCAGGGCTGCGCGAGAGCCTGAAGATTGAGCAGAAGCTGCCGGTGCTGGGTTTCATCATCCCCAAGGCAGGTGGGCTGAGCGGTACCGAGCGCAAAAAACTGTTGAGTGAGGTTCGTGCCGGATTTGGAGAGACAGGGCTTGACCTGCTGGATACCGAACGTCTAAAGACCAGCGAGGCCTTTGCGCCGCTGGCTGCGACGATCACCCAGAGGCTCGAAGCTACCCCTGAGGACCTGACGGTCGTGGTTACGCCAAAGCTCGGCACGCCCGAGAAGTGGAACTACGATCCGCAGTGGATCTACAAGCGTGTGGGTGCGTTGCGGCTTCAGCTCGCACAGAAGTTCGCCGACAAGCACAAGCTCTTCGAGCAGACGGGCACCGCCGATGATTTCAAATTCCTCTGGGTCACCGACTTCCCGATGTACGAGTGGAACGAGGAGACCAAGACCTGGGACGCGGCACACCATCCCTTCACCTCGCCCCATGAGGACGACATCAAGTCCGGCGCGTTGTTCAACGATAAAGGCGCTGTCCGCGCACTTGCCTATGACATCGTGCTCAACGGAACTGAGCTGGGGTCGGGTTCGATCCGTATCCACCGGCAGGACGTGCAGGCCGAGATCTTCCGCTCGCTCGGCATGAGCGACGAAGAGGCCAAGGAGCGCTTCGGCTTCTTCCTCGATGCGCTGGAGTACGGCACGCCTCCGCATGGCGGCATCGCGCTGGGACTCGACCGCATCGTGATGATTCTGGCAGGCGCGACAAGTCTCCGTGAAGTGATTGCGTTCCCGAAGACTGCGAAGGCAATCGACCTGATGGTGGATGCGCCGAGCGCGCCAACCGAGCAGCAGATGAAGGAACTGCATCTGAGGGTCACTGCCCGGAGCTAG
- a CDS encoding tannase/feruloyl esterase family alpha/beta hydrolase encodes MAARWFLAVLLFVTPALCPLHAEPCKDLAKLASPARSVTLAASVPAGDFAPATGAKELRELPAFCRVAAVLTPTVDSEIHVEVWLPSSHWNGKFLAVGSGGWGGSIAYSAMAEALRRGYATAATDDGHTGPSASFVVGHREKLIDFAYRAEHEMTVTAKALIHAYYGRAPRYSYWDGCSGGGREGLLQAYRYPDAFDGIIAGDPANIRRNSWALWLANESFKDPADYIPPAKYPMIHQFVLAACDANDGLKDGLIEDPTDCHPDFSALTCKDNDGPSCLTVRQVHTAQTIISPEKDSSGKQLFPRLEPGTELRWGRLAGGPAPADLFLDEFRYVVYQDPAWDWKSFHLDRDSAKAHAIDKDVDELDPHLAAFAKHGGKLLLYHGWADQQVAPGATVDFYKSLQNVNRDTGSDWARLFMAPGMAHCSGGEGPDSFDKIGTLEDWVERGKTPSRIVATHHDEGKVVRTRPLCAYPQVAKYKGSGSMDDAENFVCAAK; translated from the coding sequence ATGGCCGCACGATGGTTCCTCGCAGTCCTTCTGTTTGTCACTCCAGCTTTGTGCCCCCTGCACGCCGAACCCTGCAAGGATCTCGCAAAACTTGCCTCGCCTGCGCGTTCCGTCACGCTGGCCGCATCTGTACCTGCTGGAGACTTCGCTCCTGCCACCGGTGCGAAAGAACTGCGTGAGCTACCTGCATTCTGCCGTGTGGCGGCGGTTCTGACACCCACGGTCGACTCCGAGATCCACGTTGAGGTGTGGCTTCCTTCCTCACACTGGAATGGAAAGTTTCTGGCGGTGGGAAGCGGTGGTTGGGGTGGTTCCATTGCTTACAGCGCAATGGCGGAAGCTCTGCGGCGAGGCTACGCAACGGCAGCCACGGATGATGGCCATACAGGACCAAGCGCCAGCTTCGTAGTTGGACACCGGGAGAAACTGATCGACTTCGCCTATCGCGCGGAGCACGAGATGACCGTCACAGCAAAGGCGCTGATCCACGCATACTACGGACGTGCGCCGCGCTACTCCTACTGGGACGGCTGCTCGGGAGGCGGACGCGAGGGGCTGTTGCAGGCGTACCGCTATCCGGATGCGTTCGATGGAATCATCGCGGGGGATCCTGCGAACATCCGCCGTAACTCCTGGGCGCTGTGGCTGGCAAACGAGAGCTTCAAGGATCCCGCAGACTATATCCCGCCGGCAAAGTACCCGATGATTCACCAGTTCGTTCTCGCGGCCTGCGATGCGAACGATGGGTTGAAAGATGGACTGATCGAAGACCCGACAGACTGCCATCCTGATTTCAGCGCGCTGACCTGCAAGGATAACGATGGCCCATCGTGCCTGACTGTTCGCCAGGTCCACACAGCACAGACCATCATCAGCCCGGAGAAAGACTCCTCGGGAAAGCAGCTGTTCCCGCGGCTTGAACCCGGAACGGAGCTTCGCTGGGGCCGTCTCGCCGGCGGGCCTGCTCCCGCCGATCTATTTCTGGATGAGTTTCGCTATGTCGTCTATCAGGACCCGGCGTGGGACTGGAAGAGCTTCCATCTGGATCGCGACTCAGCAAAGGCGCACGCGATCGATAAGGATGTCGATGAGTTAGACCCTCATCTTGCCGCATTCGCAAAGCACGGAGGCAAGCTGCTGCTCTATCACGGCTGGGCCGATCAGCAGGTCGCTCCGGGAGCGACGGTGGACTTCTACAAGTCGCTACAGAATGTGAATCGCGATACCGGCTCCGACTGGGCGCGGCTGTTCATGGCTCCCGGCATGGCGCACTGCTCCGGCGGCGAGGGCCCAGACAGCTTCGACAAGATCGGCACTCTGGAAGACTGGGTCGAGCGAGGCAAGACTCCCTCGCGCATCGTTGCAACGCACCATGACGAGGGTAAAGTAGTTCGCACGCGGCCGCTCTGCGCCTATCCGCAAGTAGCTAAGTACAAGGGCAGCGGAAGCATGGATGATGCAGAAAACTTTGTGTGCGCCGCGAAGTAA